A window of Pedobacter lusitanus contains these coding sequences:
- a CDS encoding type I restriction endonuclease, giving the protein MDFKDQIIQLASRVEKMLPQIQTEEATKNALVMPFIQIMGYDVFNPFEVNPEYIADLGIKKGEKVDYAIMKDSEPTILIECKHHLENLDPHNSQLFRYFHTTKAKFGLLTNGLVYRFYTDLVEKNKMDGTPFFEFKLTEIKDAEVAELKKFHKSYFDVENITNTASELKYLNELKSLLHKEIADPSDGFITFFTKQVYPKVITVKVKEQFAPIIKRSFNQLISDAISERLKSALNQEKDKGVAETIKTEEIISNDPESGIVTTEEEIEGFFVVKSILRETVDPKRITYRDALSYFAILLDDNNRKTICRLYLNNKKYLAVLDENKKEIRHELESVDDLYKHAEILNEVVMKLDEAKIKLT; this is encoded by the coding sequence ATGGATTTTAAAGATCAGATTATACAGTTAGCATCTCGTGTCGAGAAGATGTTACCTCAAATACAAACAGAAGAAGCGACAAAAAATGCTTTGGTCATGCCATTCATCCAGATTATGGGGTATGATGTCTTTAACCCTTTTGAGGTTAATCCTGAATATATTGCTGATTTGGGTATTAAAAAAGGAGAGAAGGTTGATTATGCAATTATGAAAGATAGTGAGCCGACAATATTAATCGAATGTAAGCATCATCTGGAAAACTTAGATCCCCATAACTCTCAGCTGTTTAGATATTTTCATACTACAAAAGCTAAATTTGGTTTGCTGACTAATGGATTAGTATATCGCTTTTATACAGATCTGGTTGAAAAAAACAAAATGGATGGCACTCCATTCTTCGAATTCAAATTGACTGAAATTAAAGATGCTGAAGTTGCGGAATTAAAGAAATTCCACAAGTCATATTTTGATGTAGAGAACATAACCAATACCGCCAGTGAGCTAAAATATCTGAATGAACTAAAAAGCCTCTTGCATAAAGAGATTGCTGACCCCTCGGATGGTTTCATCACTTTCTTTACTAAACAGGTATATCCAAAGGTAATCACGGTTAAGGTTAAAGAACAATTTGCGCCAATTATCAAACGTTCTTTTAATCAACTAATCAGCGATGCAATCAGTGAGCGATTGAAATCTGCACTTAACCAGGAAAAGGATAAAGGCGTAGCAGAGACTATTAAAACCGAAGAAATTATTAGTAATGATCCTGAATCCGGAATTGTTACTACCGAAGAAGAGATCGAAGGATTCTTTGTCGTAAAATCCATTCTCAGAGAAACTGTAGATCCGAAAAGAATTACTTACAGAGATGCACTTTCCTATTTTGCTATTCTATTAGATGACAATAACCGTAAAACCATATGCCGTTTATATCTGAATAATAAAAAATATCTAGCCGTACTGGACGAAAACAAGAAGGAAATCAGGCATGAATTGGAGTCTGTTGATGATTTGTATAAACATGCTGAAATTTTGAATGAGGTTGTAATGAAACTGGACGAGGCAAAAATCAAGTTAACTTAG
- a CDS encoding SDR family NAD(P)-dependent oxidoreductase, which produces MILQNKNAIVYGAGSSLGGAVAQSLATAGATVFVTNKNLTIARQVADQIIAAGGKADAGIVDAMDEESIRKHIEFVHDKAGTVDISFNLIGIKNVQNIPLIEMSLKDFISPVHDAMHTQFLTMTAAGRIMKNQKSGVILSLTATPGGIGYAMVGGFGPLCCAIESLSRDLAAELGSFGVRVVNIRSAGSPDSRPFKELIVTGSDEAKSFLQKIVDDTMLNQLPLMQDIANTAVFLGSDMAGKISGVTIDVTAGTTAAINYKNTKPAFLSGK; this is translated from the coding sequence ATGATACTTCAAAATAAAAATGCAATTGTTTATGGAGCAGGCTCTTCCCTGGGAGGAGCTGTTGCCCAATCCCTGGCCACAGCTGGCGCAACTGTTTTTGTAACCAACAAAAATTTAACGATTGCCAGGCAGGTTGCTGACCAAATTATTGCAGCAGGCGGTAAAGCTGATGCTGGAATTGTTGATGCCATGGACGAGGAGTCTATCAGAAAACACATTGAATTTGTTCATGACAAGGCCGGCACTGTTGACATATCTTTCAATTTAATAGGAATTAAAAATGTGCAGAACATTCCATTAATCGAGATGTCTCTCAAAGATTTTATTTCACCTGTTCATGATGCGATGCATACTCAATTTCTGACTATGACAGCAGCAGGTAGAATTATGAAAAATCAAAAATCGGGAGTAATACTTTCCTTAACAGCAACTCCGGGCGGGATTGGATATGCGATGGTTGGCGGTTTTGGTCCACTATGTTGTGCAATAGAGAGTCTTTCAAGGGACCTGGCAGCAGAACTTGGTTCATTTGGTGTGAGGGTTGTTAATATCAGGTCGGCTGGTTCTCCAGATTCACGTCCGTTTAAAGAACTTATAGTTACCGGAAGTGATGAAGCTAAATCTTTCCTGCAGAAAATTGTGGATGATACCATGCTCAATCAATTACCATTAATGCAGGATATTGCAAATACTGCTGTTTTTTTAGGCTCAGATATGGCAGGAAAAATAAGTGGCGTTACGATAGATGTTACAGCAGGAACAACAGCTGCAATTAATTACAAAAATACAAAACCCGCTTTTCTTAGTGGTAAATGA
- a CDS encoding LLM class flavin-dependent oxidoreductase, which translates to MKKIGFLSFGHWSDHHAYKTRTASDTLLQSIDLAVAAEEIGLDGAYFRVHHFAAQLASPFPLLSAIGAKTSKIEIGTGVIDMRYENPLYMVEDAGAADLISEGRLQLGISRGSPEQVIDGWRYFGYEPAEGETDADMGRRKAMEFLDKLKGVGFAQPNPYPMFPNPPGLLRLEPYSKGLRERIWWGAASNATAVWAAENGMYLQSSTLKQDESGKPFHIQQAEQIRLYKDAWKKAGHSREPRISVSRSIFALVNDQDRYFFGEETNRVDKIGMIESDKRAIFGRSYAAEPDQLIKELAEDEAIQEADTILLTIPNTLGVDYNVHVLSSILEHVAPGLGWR; encoded by the coding sequence ATGAAGAAAATAGGATTTTTATCGTTCGGGCATTGGTCTGACCATCATGCCTATAAGACCCGTACTGCGAGTGATACATTGCTTCAATCTATAGATCTGGCTGTCGCTGCCGAAGAAATTGGTTTAGATGGCGCCTATTTTCGTGTGCATCATTTTGCAGCTCAGTTAGCCTCGCCATTTCCTTTACTTTCGGCAATCGGCGCCAAAACAAGCAAAATAGAGATTGGAACAGGGGTAATTGATATGCGTTATGAAAATCCGCTTTATATGGTGGAAGATGCCGGAGCTGCGGATTTAATTTCAGAGGGTCGATTGCAATTGGGAATCAGCAGAGGTTCGCCGGAACAGGTAATTGATGGGTGGCGCTATTTTGGATATGAACCCGCTGAAGGAGAAACTGATGCAGACATGGGACGCCGTAAAGCGATGGAATTCCTGGATAAATTAAAAGGCGTTGGATTTGCCCAGCCTAATCCATACCCAATGTTTCCGAATCCACCAGGCCTGCTACGTCTGGAACCATATTCGAAAGGACTGCGAGAACGCATCTGGTGGGGAGCTGCTTCCAACGCTACTGCTGTTTGGGCTGCCGAAAACGGAATGTATCTTCAAAGTTCTACTTTGAAGCAAGATGAAAGTGGCAAACCTTTTCATATACAGCAAGCTGAGCAGATCAGATTGTATAAAGATGCCTGGAAAAAAGCAGGACACAGTCGCGAACCGAGGATTTCGGTAAGCCGGTCTATTTTCGCATTGGTAAACGATCAGGATCGCTATTTCTTTGGTGAAGAAACTAACCGGGTTGATAAAATCGGAATGATTGAATCGGACAAACGTGCCATTTTTGGTAGAAGCTATGCCGCAGAGCCAGATCAACTTATAAAGGAGTTAGCTGAAGATGAAGCTATTCAAGAGGCAGACACGATTCTTTTAACAATACCCAATACATTAGGGGTTGATTATAATGTACATGTACTTTCTTCTATTTTGGAGCATGTCGCCCCCGGATTGGGTTGGCGCTAA
- a CDS encoding response regulator, producing MMFKKILIAEDHESSNISVQKTLADLGILDAHYVFYCDDALARIQKALNTNDPYDLLLTDLSFEEDHNKQKISGGTALINAVRNLQPDLKIIVFSAENKPAVIDTLFKDLAINAYVRKARNDAKDLKRAIDIISKGGKYISVDLKQTIKEKNSYELTDYDITIISLLSGGVKQKEIPVYLQQNNIKPSGLSSVEKRFNLIKEVLGFSNNEQLIAYCKDMGII from the coding sequence ATGATGTTCAAAAAAATATTAATTGCTGAAGACCACGAAAGCTCCAATATCTCTGTACAGAAGACGTTGGCAGATCTGGGGATATTAGATGCCCATTATGTATTTTATTGCGATGACGCATTAGCGCGAATACAAAAGGCCCTTAATACTAATGATCCTTATGACTTACTCCTTACTGATCTTTCATTTGAAGAAGATCATAACAAGCAAAAAATATCTGGAGGTACAGCATTGATAAATGCTGTAAGAAATCTGCAGCCGGATCTGAAAATAATTGTTTTCTCTGCAGAGAACAAGCCTGCTGTCATTGATACTCTTTTTAAGGATTTAGCTATAAATGCTTATGTGCGTAAAGCACGTAATGATGCAAAAGATCTTAAGCGTGCTATAGATATTATCTCCAAAGGTGGGAAGTACATTTCTGTCGATTTAAAACAGACTATCAAAGAGAAAAATTCTTATGAATTAACCGATTACGATATTACCATTATTTCCTTGCTTTCAGGAGGAGTAAAGCAAAAGGAAATTCCAGTCTATTTACAGCAAAACAATATCAAACCGTCAGGTTTGAGTAGTGTTGAAAAACGTTTTAATCTGATTAAAGAAGTATTGGGGTTTTCCAACAATGAACAATTAATTGCCTATTGTAAAGATATGGGAATAATTTAG
- a CDS encoding tetratricopeptide repeat-containing sensor histidine kinase: MKRTIILIVFTLSIIACNKKHNPIPLVKDTYFDKAESFLSKNSDSAFYYFNKVAANSRDSLEIAIAYNQMAVIESNAGDYFGAQESLMISLKFLNDKKEKHFNCLSSDYNELGLNVQNFKNFDLAIEYYDKAEKYSNNKVFNLMILNNKALVYQKTKKYAQAIKIYNEIITGTGESQKEYARALSNVTKTKWLQNPDYKAAPYFLKALDIRKKQNDIWGQNASYSHLTDYYTTIRPDSALIYAHRWYQVTKEIKSPDDQIDALRKLIQLSPPVETKAYFKTYQKLDDSLKFARNSAKNQFALIRYEVEKNKSDNLKLQKDNTEKKYQIIKQRILLFSTFLLLIGGSGISIIWYKKRKQRLEMEAQNTVRENKLKTSKKVHDVVANGLYRVMTEIENQESLDRNSILDKLENMYEKSRDISYEELGFTDQNFHVKLSDLLRSFATETIRIVLVGNTADLWLKVSIQIKIEIEHILQELMVNMSKHSKASNVAVKFEQTNNCINIYYSDNGIGIAEEEQFKNGLTNTGTRIKSIHGEINFGIKAEKGLKVQISFPVS, encoded by the coding sequence TTGAAAAGAACAATTATTCTCATAGTTTTTACATTAAGTATTATTGCTTGTAATAAAAAGCATAATCCCATTCCTTTAGTTAAGGATACCTATTTTGATAAAGCTGAATCCTTTCTGAGCAAGAACAGTGATTCAGCTTTTTATTATTTTAATAAGGTTGCTGCAAATTCCAGGGATAGTTTAGAAATAGCTATAGCTTATAATCAAATGGCTGTTATAGAATCTAATGCTGGTGATTATTTTGGCGCACAGGAAAGTCTGATGATCTCCTTAAAATTTTTGAATGATAAAAAGGAGAAACATTTCAACTGTTTATCTTCTGATTATAATGAATTGGGATTAAACGTTCAAAACTTTAAAAATTTTGACCTGGCAATAGAATATTACGATAAAGCAGAAAAATACTCTAATAACAAAGTTTTTAATTTAATGATTTTAAATAATAAGGCTTTGGTATATCAGAAGACAAAAAAATATGCACAGGCTATTAAGATTTATAATGAAATTATCACCGGTACGGGGGAAAGTCAGAAAGAATATGCAAGGGCACTCTCCAATGTAACCAAAACAAAATGGCTTCAGAATCCTGACTATAAGGCTGCTCCTTACTTTTTAAAAGCATTGGATATTCGTAAAAAACAAAACGATATCTGGGGGCAAAATGCGAGCTATTCTCACCTTACTGACTACTATACAACTATACGACCTGATTCCGCATTGATTTATGCTCACCGATGGTACCAGGTAACAAAAGAAATAAAAAGCCCTGATGATCAGATAGACGCTTTGAGAAAGTTAATACAGCTTAGTCCTCCTGTAGAAACCAAAGCTTATTTTAAAACCTATCAGAAATTGGATGATAGTTTAAAATTTGCACGTAACAGTGCCAAAAATCAATTTGCACTTATCCGTTATGAAGTGGAAAAGAATAAGTCTGATAATTTAAAACTTCAGAAAGATAATACAGAGAAAAAATACCAGATTATCAAACAAAGAATTCTGCTTTTCAGTACTTTTTTATTGCTTATCGGAGGCTCAGGGATCAGTATTATCTGGTATAAGAAAAGAAAGCAGAGACTTGAAATGGAAGCTCAGAATACCGTTCGTGAAAATAAGCTGAAAACATCAAAAAAAGTACATGATGTAGTTGCGAACGGATTATATCGGGTAATGACGGAAATCGAAAATCAGGAAAGTTTAGATCGGAATTCTATACTGGATAAATTAGAAAATATGTATGAAAAATCCCGGGATATATCATATGAGGAACTCGGATTTACAGACCAGAATTTCCATGTTAAGCTATCAGATTTACTCAGGTCTTTTGCTACAGAAACTATCAGAATTGTACTAGTGGGTAATACTGCAGACTTATGGTTAAAAGTGAGCATACAGATTAAAATCGAGATTGAGCATATCCTTCAGGAACTTATGGTTAACATGAGTAAACATAGTAAGGCAAGTAATGTTGCGGTTAAGTTTGAACAAACGAATAATTGCATAAACATCTATTATTCAGATAATGGGATTGGTATAGCAGAAGAAGAACAATTTAAAAATGGGCTTACGAATACGGGAACCCGTATAAAAAGCATTCATGGAGAAATTAACTTTGGCATAAAAGCCGAAAAAGGATTGAAAGTTCAGATTTCATTTCCTGTTTCTTAA